From the genome of Hymenobacter sp. PAMC 26628, one region includes:
- a CDS encoding helix-turn-helix domain-containing protein, with translation MKHDKLSLIGVRILELRKAKKLSLRELAKRSGLSAGLLSKIENFRTVPSLSVLVEIANSLEVDVAVLVKNINGETTAPYLLVRADEGRPEQRDDSKGLLYKYLLSQDLLNYSLRVNEVHISPNTYRKPLATNALELVYVLEGTVHYGFKEGEVAVGPGDTLYFDGLLAHSVRNDAARPARLLKVYLLRHTD, from the coding sequence ATGAAACACGATAAATTAAGTTTGATTGGCGTCCGCATCCTGGAACTGCGCAAAGCAAAAAAGTTGAGCCTGCGCGAGCTGGCCAAGCGCAGTGGCCTCTCGGCGGGTTTGCTCTCGAAGATTGAGAATTTCCGTACCGTGCCTTCCCTCTCGGTGCTGGTTGAAATCGCTAATTCGCTGGAAGTGGACGTGGCGGTACTGGTGAAGAACATCAACGGCGAAACCACTGCTCCTTACCTACTAGTGCGGGCCGACGAGGGCCGCCCCGAACAGCGCGACGACTCCAAGGGCCTGCTCTACAAGTACCTGCTCTCCCAGGATCTGCTCAACTACAGCCTGCGCGTCAATGAAGTCCACATCAGCCCCAACACTTACCGCAAGCCGCTCGCCACCAACGCCCTGGAGCTAGTGTACGTACTGGAAGGCACCGTGCACTACGGTTTCAAAGAAGGCGAGGTGGCAGTGGGTCCCGGCGATACCCTGTACTTCGACGGCCTGCTGGCCCACTCCGTGCGTAACGACGCCGCACGCCCCGCCCGCCTGCTGAAAGTGTATTTGCTGCGTCACACCGATTAA
- a CDS encoding HAD family hydrolase produces the protein MASLQLVVLDMAGTTVRDQHEVEACFARAAATTGLHASAARILAVQGQAKRFVFDLLWREQLGPTAPGAELTAHVDHSYQVFRDVLESHYRTAEVLPTEGCLDLFAFLKGQGIRIALTTGFYREVTDLILRRLGWQVGLDAQHRGSSQSIIDLSIASDEVTEGRPAPLMIQKAMQTFGITDPRQVWNVGDTPSDLASGRRAGCARSLGLTNGTHSAQQLAAHPHDGLLASLTELRQQLQALLPA, from the coding sequence ATGGCCTCTTTGCAACTTGTGGTGCTGGACATGGCCGGCACCACCGTCCGCGACCAGCACGAAGTAGAAGCGTGCTTTGCCCGCGCTGCCGCCACCACCGGGCTCCACGCCTCAGCCGCCCGCATCCTGGCTGTACAGGGCCAAGCCAAGCGCTTCGTGTTCGACCTGCTGTGGCGTGAGCAGCTGGGGCCCACGGCCCCCGGGGCCGAGCTGACCGCCCACGTAGACCACTCGTACCAAGTGTTTCGGGACGTACTGGAAAGTCACTACCGCACGGCCGAAGTACTGCCCACCGAAGGTTGTCTCGACTTATTTGCCTTTCTCAAAGGCCAAGGCATTCGTATTGCCCTCACCACGGGCTTCTACCGCGAGGTGACGGACCTGATTCTGCGCCGCTTGGGCTGGCAGGTGGGTCTTGACGCGCAGCACCGGGGCAGTAGCCAATCAATTATTGACTTATCCATCGCCAGCGACGAGGTGACGGAGGGCCGCCCCGCCCCCCTCATGATTCAAAAGGCGATGCAGACCTTCGGCATCACCGACCCGCGGCAGGTCTGGAACGTGGGCGACACGCCCTCCGACCTGGCGTCGGGCCGGCGCGCCGGCTGCGCCCGCAGCCTGGGCCTTACCAACGGCACGCACTCGGCGCAGCAGCTGGCCGCCCACCCCCACGACGGCCTTTTAGCCTCGCTCACCGAGCTGCGCCAGCAGCTGCAAGCATTACTGCCGGCCTAG
- a CDS encoding alkaline phosphatase family protein yields the protein MKNQLLVLLGLLGWHLARAQPPVRARKVVFIIADGIPADVLEKANTPNIKKLIAGGTYLRAHVGGEKGTYTETPTISAPGYNDLLTGTWGYKHNVWGNAIKAPNYHYPTIFRLLKEQQPARKIAIFSTWLDNRTKLVGEGLPAAGGLHFDYKADGYELDTVAFPHDKQSLYTHAIDDKVVAEAATCLRENGPDLSWVYLEHTDDMGHRHGDSEEQVRAVGYVDEQVGRIWATLRERMKTKPEDWLLVLTTDHGRDAQSGRNHGGQSDRERTTWLVLSEQSINAYASSEPVTIVDVLPTIARFMQLSLPAATQRELDGVPLIGPVSLAAPRVTAGSDSLRITWTALASQPEKVKVWATKTNNFKTGGTDDYELLSTVPLARQRLALSRAAYPAAFYKIVLEGSHNTINCWLMPAGPPAPSGPD from the coding sequence ATGAAAAATCAGTTGCTGGTGCTACTCGGCCTGCTAGGCTGGCACCTGGCCCGGGCCCAGCCGCCGGTCCGGGCCCGCAAGGTGGTGTTCATTATCGCCGATGGCATTCCGGCCGACGTGCTGGAAAAGGCGAACACCCCGAATATTAAAAAGCTAATTGCGGGTGGCACCTACCTGCGCGCCCACGTGGGCGGTGAGAAGGGCACTTATACCGAGACGCCCACCATCTCGGCGCCCGGCTACAACGACCTGCTCACCGGCACCTGGGGCTACAAGCACAACGTGTGGGGCAATGCTATCAAAGCACCTAATTACCATTACCCTACCATTTTTCGCCTGCTGAAAGAGCAGCAGCCCGCACGGAAAATCGCCATCTTCTCAACCTGGCTCGACAACCGCACCAAACTGGTGGGCGAGGGCTTGCCGGCGGCCGGCGGCCTGCACTTCGACTACAAGGCCGATGGCTACGAGCTCGATACCGTGGCCTTCCCGCACGACAAACAGAGCCTCTACACCCACGCCATCGACGACAAAGTAGTGGCTGAAGCCGCTACCTGCCTGCGCGAAAACGGCCCCGACCTGTCGTGGGTGTACTTGGAACACACCGACGACATGGGCCACCGCCACGGCGACAGCGAGGAGCAAGTGCGCGCCGTGGGCTACGTCGATGAACAAGTGGGCCGTATTTGGGCCACGCTGCGCGAGCGCATGAAAACCAAGCCCGAAGACTGGTTACTGGTACTCACCACCGACCACGGACGCGACGCCCAGTCCGGCCGCAACCACGGCGGCCAGTCAGACCGCGAGCGCACTACCTGGCTCGTGCTCAGCGAGCAAAGCATCAACGCTTATGCCAGCAGCGAGCCAGTAACCATTGTAGACGTACTACCCACCATCGCCCGGTTTATGCAGCTGTCCCTACCGGCTGCTACCCAGCGCGAGCTGGACGGGGTGCCGCTCATTGGGCCAGTATCGCTGGCCGCGCCGCGGGTGACGGCCGGCAGCGATAGCCTGCGTATTACTTGGACCGCCCTGGCCAGCCAACCGGAAAAAGTGAAGGTATGGGCCACCAAAACCAACAACTTCAAAACCGGCGGCACGGACGACTACGAGCTGCTGAGTACCGTGCCGCTGGCCCGGCAGCGCCTGGCCCTCAGCCGGGCGGCCTACCCCGCTGCGTTCTACAAAATCGTGCTCGAAGGCAGCCACAACACCATAAATTGCTGGCTAATGCCCGCCGGGCCACCCGCGCCCAGCGGCCCGGACTAG
- a CDS encoding bifunctional YncE family protein/alkaline phosphatase family protein, with protein MPRYTLLLLLVLLGFSLRAGAQTRAKVGSGAPAGSATLLQVPGTQESCKIDEKGRSVLPSGRYVTPAGELVRITHDPMGLALSPDGKTAVTLHNGVFTRLDLASLAAVRVPSYDKKIKSPLSKGSFLGVAFAADAKTVYLSGGDNGAVIVYDLERMQRLDSISLNGTVGGQAFNDSFTADLVLNEAGHELLVLDRGNFRLVRLDLTTRQVTASIPVGRQPFGLALSPDHRTAFVANVGMYAYPLIQGATPKNADSLMITHHPYGNNTPESIKGTTVEGRQIPGLGNPNAPDAMSVFTVDLATNHVVDRFKTGHLLGEMIEDAEVVGGASPNSLAVGRQYAYVTNATNDNITVIDYKNHKLLGDIPIKVDPHLDKYRGLLPFGLTLSRDEKTLYVALLGFNAVAVVDVTSRTTRGLIPTGWGPARVRLSADEQTLYITSCRGLGAGPNGGAGFVAPPQGTYIGDIQLGSFQKVPVPDAAQLATYTRQVLANTFAAKPLTAALSKNPLPALPGRTPTPIKYIVYITKENRTYDEVLGQLHEASGDSTLARLGVNCEYTLPMEQRGQFPHLRVAPNHHKVARQFAFSDNYYCDSDASIHGHHWMLGVIPNEWVEANSNVSKTAKIFSPAPGRRFPGSTGSMDPEDYAETGGLWEALARRHVGFYNFGQGNETAHNREAWRDTATGSGHLVMVPMQKALFTRTSRDYAGFNTNIPDQFRAMQFEREFTKRWLTGKVKMPALVTIQLPNDHGAAARPADGYPYPQSYMADNDLALGRMLHFLSRTPYWKNMLVIVTEDDPQGGVDHVDAHRSILMLAGPYVKKGYVSHAHANFGAILKTIYNILDVPYVNQYDATGTLLQDFFTARPDFRPYSLERSDTRIFDPQQAMRRYGKTIDWRQVEKGPEMDDEDEAREAHYRQQQKTK; from the coding sequence ATGCCCCGCTACACCTTATTACTCCTCTTGGTGTTACTGGGGTTCAGCCTGCGCGCCGGGGCCCAAACCCGGGCCAAGGTCGGCTCTGGGGCCCCGGCCGGGTCGGCAACCCTGCTGCAAGTGCCGGGCACGCAGGAAAGCTGCAAAATCGACGAAAAAGGCCGCTCGGTGCTGCCCAGTGGGCGCTACGTGACGCCGGCCGGCGAACTGGTGCGCATTACCCACGACCCGATGGGCCTGGCGCTTTCGCCCGACGGCAAAACCGCCGTGACGCTGCACAACGGCGTGTTTACGCGCCTCGACCTGGCCAGCCTCGCGGCGGTGCGCGTGCCCAGCTACGACAAAAAAATCAAGTCGCCGCTCTCGAAAGGCTCGTTTTTGGGGGTAGCCTTCGCGGCCGATGCTAAAACAGTGTACTTGAGCGGCGGCGACAATGGCGCGGTTATCGTCTACGACCTCGAGCGGATGCAGCGCCTCGACTCCATCTCGTTGAACGGAACGGTGGGCGGGCAGGCCTTCAATGACAGCTTCACCGCGGACCTGGTGCTGAACGAGGCCGGCCACGAGCTGCTGGTGCTCGACCGGGGCAATTTTCGGCTGGTGCGGCTCGACCTGACGACCCGCCAGGTAACGGCCAGTATCCCGGTGGGCCGGCAGCCCTTCGGCTTAGCCCTGAGCCCCGACCACCGCACGGCCTTCGTAGCCAACGTGGGGATGTACGCCTACCCGCTCATCCAGGGGGCGACACCCAAAAATGCCGATTCCCTGATGATTACGCACCACCCCTATGGCAACAATACGCCGGAATCCATCAAGGGCACGACGGTGGAAGGCCGGCAGATTCCCGGCCTGGGCAACCCCAATGCGCCCGACGCCATGAGCGTATTTACGGTGGACCTGGCCACGAACCACGTCGTGGACCGTTTCAAAACCGGCCACCTGCTGGGCGAGATGATTGAGGATGCCGAGGTGGTAGGCGGGGCTAGCCCCAACTCGCTGGCCGTGGGCCGGCAGTACGCCTACGTCACCAATGCCACCAATGACAACATCACTGTCATCGACTATAAAAACCATAAACTGCTGGGCGACATTCCGATTAAGGTAGACCCACATCTGGACAAGTACCGGGGCCTGCTACCTTTTGGCCTGACGCTGAGCCGCGACGAAAAAACGCTGTACGTAGCCCTGCTGGGCTTCAACGCCGTGGCCGTGGTGGACGTGACCAGTCGCACCACCAGAGGGTTGATTCCGACCGGCTGGGGCCCGGCGCGGGTGCGCCTATCGGCCGATGAGCAGACGCTCTACATTACCTCGTGCCGGGGCCTGGGCGCGGGCCCCAACGGCGGCGCGGGCTTCGTGGCCCCGCCCCAGGGCACCTACATCGGCGATATTCAGCTCGGCAGCTTCCAGAAAGTGCCCGTGCCCGACGCCGCGCAGCTAGCCACTTATACCCGCCAGGTGCTGGCCAATACCTTCGCGGCCAAGCCCCTGACCGCTGCTCTCAGCAAAAACCCGCTGCCGGCCCTGCCCGGCCGCACGCCCACGCCGATTAAGTACATCGTCTACATTACGAAGGAGAACCGGACCTACGACGAAGTACTGGGCCAATTGCACGAGGCAAGCGGCGACAGTACCCTGGCCCGATTGGGGGTGAACTGTGAATACACCCTGCCGATGGAGCAGCGCGGCCAATTTCCGCACCTGCGGGTGGCCCCCAACCACCACAAGGTGGCCCGGCAGTTCGCGTTTTCGGACAATTACTACTGCGACTCCGACGCCTCCATTCACGGCCACCACTGGATGCTGGGCGTGATTCCCAACGAGTGGGTGGAGGCCAATTCCAACGTGAGCAAAACGGCCAAAATCTTTTCGCCCGCCCCCGGCCGGCGCTTCCCGGGCTCGACGGGCAGCATGGACCCCGAGGACTATGCCGAAACTGGTGGCCTCTGGGAGGCGCTGGCGCGCCGGCACGTGGGGTTTTACAACTTTGGGCAGGGCAACGAAACCGCCCACAACCGCGAGGCCTGGCGCGACACCGCCACCGGCTCGGGCCACCTGGTAATGGTGCCCATGCAAAAGGCCTTGTTCACGCGCACGAGCCGCGACTACGCGGGCTTCAACACCAACATTCCCGACCAGTTCCGGGCCATGCAATTCGAGCGTGAGTTCACCAAAAGATGGCTGACGGGAAAGGTAAAGATGCCCGCGCTGGTCACCATTCAATTGCCCAACGACCACGGGGCCGCCGCGCGCCCCGCCGATGGCTACCCCTACCCGCAGTCGTACATGGCCGACAACGACCTGGCCCTGGGCCGAATGCTGCACTTTTTGTCGCGCACGCCCTACTGGAAAAACATGCTCGTCATCGTCACCGAAGACGACCCCCAGGGCGGCGTCGACCACGTGGACGCCCACCGCTCGATTCTCATGCTCGCGGGGCCCTACGTTAAAAAAGGCTACGTGAGCCACGCCCACGCCAACTTCGGGGCCATTCTGAAAACCATTTATAATATCCTTGACGTGCCCTACGTGAACCAGTACGACGCCACGGGCACACTGTTGCAGGACTTTTTTACCGCCCGGCCCGACTTCCGCCCCTACTCCTTGGAGCGCAGCGATACCCGCATATTTGACCCGCAACAGGCCATGCGCCGCTACGGTAAAACCATCGACTGGCGCCAAGTGGAAAAAGGCCCCGAGATGGACGACGAAGACGAGGCCCGGGAGGCCCACTACCGCCAGCAGCAGAAAACCAAGTAA
- a CDS encoding SusD/RagB family nutrient-binding outer membrane lipoprotein — MKNIFKTGGLLLGLALAGTGCNKSLDELTVNENKPNAVPASLLFTGILNDAYEGPNGQNEVWDQYYIWNYDYYGNDRYDFGAGANYYTTLKNVELMAAKAQTEAAPNPQAYGALANFFRAYLYTRMSLEMGDLPQTQALQGLEGLTPAYDSQKAVFVQAFKWLESANADLGTLVAAGAPSVAGDIYFGGNLAQWQKTVNTLRVRLLLALSKKNGDADLNVAGQFAAVVGSPAKYPLMASAADNMQLLANAATNNFYPTNARNFGNEGSRKNTSATYVGLLTQLHDPRVYATCEPARYLVDNLKQSPTDFASFVGADPGLDLGVMYDQAGKQQYSFLNRKRYYSTLTGEPSIQIGYPELAFNIAEGINRGWLAGGNAEAYYTAGIQASMAFYGLPTSGTYTAYFYRPGSADVTVASNYDTYAVPVSFEAYYAQPAVKYAAGAPGLTEILQQKYLALFRHSGLEAYFTYRRTGVPNFTTGPGTGNGGRIALRFKYPASERTANTTNYQAALASQYGGNDDINGVMYVLK, encoded by the coding sequence ATGAAAAATATCTTCAAAACCGGCGGGTTGCTGCTCGGCCTCGCCCTGGCCGGCACCGGCTGCAACAAGAGCCTCGACGAGTTGACCGTGAACGAGAACAAGCCCAACGCCGTGCCGGCGTCGCTGCTCTTCACCGGTATCCTCAACGACGCCTACGAGGGCCCCAACGGCCAGAACGAAGTCTGGGACCAGTACTACATCTGGAATTACGACTACTACGGCAACGACCGCTACGACTTCGGGGCCGGGGCCAACTACTACACCACCCTCAAAAACGTGGAACTGATGGCCGCCAAGGCCCAGACCGAGGCCGCTCCCAACCCCCAGGCCTACGGGGCCCTGGCCAATTTCTTCCGCGCCTACCTCTACACCCGCATGAGCCTGGAGATGGGCGACCTGCCCCAAACCCAGGCCCTGCAAGGCCTGGAAGGCCTGACCCCGGCCTACGACTCGCAAAAAGCCGTTTTCGTGCAGGCCTTCAAGTGGCTGGAAAGCGCCAACGCCGACCTGGGCACCCTGGTGGCCGCCGGGGCCCCCAGCGTGGCCGGCGACATTTACTTCGGGGGCAACCTGGCGCAGTGGCAAAAGACCGTGAACACCCTGCGCGTGCGCCTGCTGCTGGCGCTGAGCAAGAAAAACGGCGATGCCGACCTGAACGTGGCCGGGCAGTTCGCGGCCGTGGTGGGCAGCCCGGCCAAGTACCCGCTCATGGCCAGCGCCGCCGACAACATGCAACTGCTGGCCAACGCGGCCACCAACAACTTCTACCCCACCAACGCCCGCAACTTCGGCAACGAAGGCTCGCGCAAGAACACGTCGGCCACCTACGTGGGCCTGCTCACCCAGCTCCACGACCCGCGCGTGTACGCCACCTGCGAGCCGGCCCGCTACCTGGTGGACAACCTCAAGCAAAGCCCCACCGATTTCGCGTCCTTCGTGGGGGCCGACCCCGGCCTCGACCTGGGCGTCATGTACGACCAGGCCGGCAAGCAGCAGTACTCGTTCCTGAACCGCAAGCGCTACTATTCCACCCTCACCGGCGAACCCAGCATCCAGATTGGCTACCCCGAGCTGGCCTTTAACATCGCCGAAGGCATCAACCGCGGCTGGCTGGCCGGCGGCAACGCCGAAGCCTACTACACGGCCGGCATCCAGGCCTCGATGGCGTTCTACGGGCTGCCCACCAGCGGCACCTACACTGCCTACTTCTACCGCCCCGGCTCGGCCGACGTCACCGTCGCCTCGAACTACGACACCTACGCCGTGCCGGTGAGCTTCGAGGCTTACTACGCCCAGCCCGCCGTGAAGTACGCCGCCGGGGCCCCCGGCCTCACCGAGATTCTCCAGCAGAAGTACCTGGCCCTGTTCCGCCACTCGGGCCTGGAGGCGTACTTCACCTACCGCCGCACGGGCGTACCGAACTTTACCACGGGCCCCGGCACCGGCAACGGCGGCCGCATCGCGCTGCGCTTTAAATACCCCGCCTCGGAGCGCACCGCCAACACGACCAACTACCAGGCTGCGCTGGCCAGCCAGTACGGCGGCAACGACGACATCAACGGCGTGATGTACGTGCTGAAATAA
- a CDS encoding SusC/RagA family TonB-linked outer membrane protein, translating to MRSFYRIFPVLLLVLGLGLLPQLLRAQSPGTPVSGVVSDDQKQPLPGVTVLVKGSTRGTSTDTDGRFVLNASPGEVLTFSFVGTTTQEVTVAGQKTFAITLATDARQLSEVVVTALGVKKETRKIGYAVQEVNGADVTLARDPNPISGLVGKVAGLSVGPSAELLRAPNVLLRGNQLSLYVVDGFPIDTDTWNISPDDIDTYTVLKGPAAAALYGNRASNGAILITTKKGNRNKKGFTAELNSSTVVNSGFLAFPRVQDSYGPGENTFYEFVDGKGGAKGGVDGDYDVWGPYFNGQLIPQYDSPVVNGVRQGTPWVARGANNLKNFLRTGYQTNNNVALSANGDNYTTRFSLSQQHQDSYIPNNSLNIVNFNLYGSFNPSPRFKIEANVNFSRQFTDNFPDADYGPNSLLYNVAVWTGADWDVNAPDIRGIWQPGKVGTQSVFAEYQRYHNPWLMVEKWTRGHYKNDTYAYLTGNYKIDDHISATLRTQVSTYGLLRTEKMPFSAHPYGREGNLGDYREDRRNLFDNNAEGFLNFNYDVGAAKFLNFSGLVGGNVRNFTYNSNWTSTDYLSVPEVYSFSNSLNPVQSTSFNSQMRVLSAYYSLDATLGKFATISTTGRIDRSSAFQTPTTYYYPSLSLASVVSDYVQVPAFISFLKVRGSFANIRTDATSATIGPAPFNAITAFSGQTLTSNPNDNPLFYNPLGYGNVYASPYNGPDYSLKSVYSTLKPYNNQPAGYGSNSLFAQNLKTTTRVNYEEGFDVKFLGNRLGLSATAFQYIDGPRILPNQISTAAGFTTEYINALKTKKTGYEVSLTGAPVQSANGFGWDVLVNWSTFKEVYQELPAGQDVYQTFFAKGDRTDKFYGSAFVRAPDGQIINDAAGKPLTNPVLQNLGNLNNSYNWSIYNKFHYKSLSLGFQFDGAVGGVTTDYMFNKTMRGGRNALTAEGALGDARFQDWTNFDPTGKNGYKGAYVGEGVVIANGGSINYDSKTGQILNPEALQFSPNTQVALVQDYVSKYYGVQESNLMSKTYGKLREVTLSYELPRSLLEGTFIQKVSVSLIGRNLLYFYADKRFKDVDLDQYNGAISVTGLQSPTVRSYGLNLNATF from the coding sequence ATGCGAAGCTTTTACAGAATATTTCCGGTACTTCTGCTGGTCCTAGGGCTGGGGCTGCTGCCGCAACTGCTGCGGGCGCAGAGCCCCGGCACCCCCGTAAGCGGTGTGGTGAGCGACGACCAAAAACAGCCCCTGCCGGGGGTAACCGTGCTGGTGAAAGGCAGCACCCGGGGCACGAGCACTGACACCGACGGCCGGTTTGTGCTGAACGCCAGCCCCGGCGAGGTGCTGACGTTCAGCTTCGTGGGCACGACCACCCAGGAAGTAACCGTGGCTGGCCAAAAGACCTTCGCCATCACGCTGGCCACCGACGCCAGGCAGCTGAGCGAAGTGGTGGTGACGGCCCTGGGCGTGAAAAAGGAAACCCGCAAAATCGGCTACGCCGTGCAGGAAGTGAACGGCGCGGACGTGACCCTGGCCCGCGACCCCAACCCGATTTCCGGCCTCGTGGGCAAGGTGGCGGGCTTGTCGGTGGGCCCCTCGGCCGAGCTGCTGCGGGCCCCCAACGTGCTGCTGCGCGGCAACCAGCTCTCGCTGTACGTGGTCGATGGCTTTCCCATCGACACCGACACCTGGAACATCAGCCCCGACGACATCGACACCTACACCGTGCTGAAGGGCCCCGCCGCCGCTGCCCTCTACGGCAACCGCGCCTCGAACGGGGCCATCCTCATCACCACCAAAAAAGGCAACCGCAACAAGAAGGGCTTCACGGCGGAGCTGAACAGCAGCACCGTGGTGAACAGCGGCTTCCTGGCGTTTCCGCGGGTGCAGGACTCCTACGGGCCGGGTGAAAACACTTTTTATGAGTTTGTGGACGGCAAGGGTGGCGCGAAAGGCGGCGTAGACGGCGACTACGACGTGTGGGGGCCTTACTTCAACGGGCAGCTCATTCCGCAGTACGACTCGCCCGTCGTGAACGGCGTGCGGCAGGGCACGCCCTGGGTAGCGCGGGGGGCCAATAACCTCAAAAACTTCCTGCGCACCGGCTACCAGACCAACAACAACGTGGCCCTGAGTGCCAACGGCGACAATTACACCACGCGCTTCTCGCTCTCGCAGCAGCACCAGGACAGCTACATCCCCAACAACTCGCTCAACATCGTCAATTTCAACCTCTACGGCTCCTTCAACCCGAGCCCGCGGTTCAAGATTGAGGCCAACGTCAACTTCAGCCGGCAGTTCACCGACAACTTTCCCGACGCCGACTATGGCCCCAACAGCCTGCTCTACAACGTGGCCGTGTGGACCGGGGCCGACTGGGACGTGAACGCGCCCGACATCCGCGGCATCTGGCAGCCGGGCAAGGTGGGCACGCAGTCGGTATTTGCCGAGTACCAGCGCTACCACAACCCCTGGCTGATGGTGGAGAAGTGGACCCGCGGCCACTACAAGAACGACACCTACGCCTACCTAACCGGCAACTACAAGATTGACGACCACATCAGCGCCACGCTGCGCACCCAGGTGAGCACCTACGGCCTGCTGCGGACGGAGAAAATGCCGTTCTCGGCCCACCCCTACGGCCGCGAGGGCAACCTGGGCGACTACCGCGAAGACCGCCGCAACTTGTTCGACAATAACGCCGAGGGCTTCCTAAACTTCAACTACGACGTGGGCGCGGCGAAGTTCCTGAACTTCTCGGGCCTGGTGGGCGGCAACGTGCGCAACTTCACCTACAACTCGAACTGGACCTCGACCGACTACCTGAGCGTGCCGGAAGTGTACTCGTTCAGCAACTCGCTCAACCCGGTGCAGTCCACGAGCTTCAACTCGCAGATGCGGGTGCTGAGCGCCTACTATTCGCTCGACGCCACGCTGGGCAAGTTTGCCACCATTTCGACCACGGGCCGCATCGACCGCTCGTCGGCGTTCCAGACGCCCACCACCTACTACTACCCGAGCTTGTCGCTGGCCTCGGTGGTGTCGGACTACGTGCAGGTGCCGGCCTTCATCTCCTTCCTGAAGGTGCGCGGCTCCTTTGCCAACATCCGCACCGACGCCACGTCGGCCACCATCGGGCCCGCGCCGTTCAACGCCATCACGGCCTTCAGCGGCCAGACGCTGACTAGCAATCCCAACGATAACCCGCTCTTTTACAACCCGCTGGGCTACGGCAACGTGTACGCCTCGCCCTACAACGGGCCCGACTACTCGCTGAAGTCGGTGTATTCTACGCTTAAGCCTTACAACAACCAGCCGGCCGGCTACGGCTCGAACAGCCTGTTCGCCCAGAACCTGAAAACGACCACCCGCGTGAACTATGAGGAGGGCTTCGACGTGAAATTCCTGGGCAACCGCCTGGGCTTGAGCGCCACGGCGTTCCAGTACATTGACGGGCCGCGCATCCTGCCCAACCAGATTTCGACGGCCGCGGGCTTCACCACCGAGTACATCAACGCCTTGAAAACCAAGAAGACCGGCTACGAGGTGAGCCTCACCGGGGCCCCGGTGCAGAGCGCCAACGGCTTCGGCTGGGACGTGCTCGTGAACTGGTCCACCTTCAAGGAAGTGTACCAGGAGCTGCCCGCCGGCCAGGACGTGTACCAGACGTTTTTTGCCAAGGGCGACCGGACGGACAAGTTCTACGGCTCGGCCTTCGTGCGGGCCCCCGACGGGCAAATCATCAACGACGCGGCCGGCAAACCCCTCACCAACCCCGTGCTGCAAAACCTGGGCAACCTGAACAACAGCTACAACTGGAGCATCTACAACAAGTTTCACTACAAGTCCCTGAGCCTGGGCTTCCAGTTCGACGGCGCGGTGGGCGGCGTGACCACGGACTACATGTTCAACAAAACCATGCGCGGGGGCCGCAACGCCCTCACCGCCGAGGGGGCCCTGGGCGACGCCCGCTTCCAGGACTGGACAAACTTTGACCCGACCGGCAAGAACGGCTACAAGGGCGCTTACGTGGGCGAGGGCGTCGTGATTGCCAACGGAGGCTCGATCAACTACGACTCCAAAACGGGCCAGATTCTGAACCCCGAGGCCCTGCAATTCTCACCCAACACCCAGGTGGCCCTCGTGCAGGACTACGTGAGCAAGTACTACGGCGTACAGGAGTCGAACCTGATGAGCAAAACTTATGGCAAGCTGCGCGAGGTCACGCTGAGCTACGAGCTGCCCCGTTCGCTGCTCGAAGGCACCTTCATCCAGAAGGTGTCGGTGTCGCTCATCGGCCGCAACCTGCTGTACTTCTACGCCGACAAGCGCTTCAAGGACGTGGACCTGGACCAGTACAACGGGGCCATCAGCGTCACGGGCTTGCAGTCGCCCACGGTGCGCAGCTACGGCCTGAACCTGAACGCTACTTTCTAA
- a CDS encoding HD domain-containing protein, which yields MTPTTTNPQETVAALFALYEAHGDDDYIGEPVSQLEHMWQAAALAQANGYEDEVVLAAFFHDLGHLCAHGGASMSGFGAVDHERLGADYLRARGFSERLAALVESHVLAKRYLTHKYPEYLRRLSPASQATLAFQGGVMSAVEAAAFEQNPDADIIIRLREWDDQAKEEHRPVGSLDHLKQMTLRHLANQ from the coding sequence ATGACGCCCACGACTACCAACCCGCAGGAAACGGTGGCTGCCCTCTTCGCCCTGTACGAGGCCCACGGTGACGACGATTACATCGGCGAGCCGGTGTCACAGCTGGAGCACATGTGGCAAGCCGCCGCGCTGGCCCAAGCCAACGGCTACGAAGACGAAGTAGTGCTAGCCGCCTTTTTCCACGACCTGGGCCACCTGTGCGCGCATGGCGGCGCTTCGATGAGCGGCTTCGGGGCGGTGGACCACGAGCGACTGGGGGCGGACTACCTGCGGGCCCGCGGCTTCTCCGAACGCCTGGCTGCGCTGGTCGAGAGCCACGTGCTGGCCAAGCGCTACCTCACCCACAAATACCCTGAGTACCTGCGCCGGCTCTCACCGGCCAGCCAGGCCACGTTAGCCTTCCAGGGCGGCGTGATGAGCGCCGTCGAGGCCGCCGCTTTCGAACAAAACCCCGACGCCGACATCATCATCCGCCTGCGGGAGTGGGACGACCAGGCCAAAGAAGAACACCGGCCCGTAGGCTCCCTTGACCATCTTAAACAAATGACCTTGAGGCATTTGGCGAATCAATAA